A portion of the Oryzias melastigma strain HK-1 linkage group LG1, ASM292280v2, whole genome shotgun sequence genome contains these proteins:
- the bhlhe40 gene encoding class E basic helix-loop-helix protein 40 encodes MERIPSVQPPPLSKLQTDLSDMQSMDFPMYVYKPRRGMKRGEESKDTYKLPHRLIEKKRRDRINECIAQLKDLLPEHLKLTTLGHLEKAVVLELTLKHVKTLTSLLEQQQQKILALQSGMQIEQPPVNQEKSEEMFRSGFHMCAKEILHYLAAHESSGDFTPSHVVNHLHKVAAEVLQGPARPRTPVSPGPSEVPAYHQHDLHKEKPDNLPPKPSEGYGKNCVPVIQRAYAPPSGEQSGSDTDTDSGYGGELEKPESRVQHQEYYGPENPQKRSQADRQNSSIKQEDDEPRHKRPRVESSEDELLSGGESSTSSSSSGYSSYMSVSPNHPPPPPHPLCMPFYLIPPSAAAYLPMLEKCWYPGAVPMLYPGMGGSSPTMPSDRPSPPQLVLSPRGGSPAPTLSQTPMDSPALLQALKQVPPLNLETKE; translated from the exons ATGGAGCGCATTCCAAGCGTGCAGCCGCCTCCTCTGTCCAAACTCCAGACGGATCTGTCTGACATGCAGAG CATGGATTTTCCAATGTACGTTTATAAACCGAGGCGCGGAATGAAGAGAGGTGAAGAAAGTAAG GACACCTACAAGCTGCCCCACAGACTCATCGAGAAGAAAAGGCGCGACCGCATAAACGAATGCATCGCTCAGCTGAAAGATTTATTACCTGAACACCTGAAACTCAct ACTCTGGGCCATCTGGAGAAGGCTGTGGTTTTAGAGCTCACACTCAAGCATGTGAAAACCCTCACCTCTCttctggagcagcagcagcagaagatccTTGCCCTGCAAAGCGGCATGCAGATCG AACAACCTCCTGTCAACCAAGAGAAGTCAGAGGAGATGTTTCGCTCTGGCTTTCACATGTGTGCCAAGGAGATCCTTCACTATCTAGCCGCTCACGAGTCTAGTGGAGATTTTACACCCTCCCATGTAGTCAATCACCTTCACAAAGTGGCTGCAGAGGTGCTGCAGGGTCCAGCCCGACCCCGCACTCCTGTCAGCCCCGGGCCCTCGGAGGTCCCTGCCTACCATCAGCACGATCTGCACAAGGAGAAACCCGACAACCTGCCGCCGAAGCCCAGCGAGGGCTACGGGAAGAACTGCGTTCCGGTCATCCAGAGGGCATATGCTCCGCCAAGCGGTGAGCAGAGCGGCAGCGACACAGACACAGACAGTGGCTACGGGGGTGAGCTGGAGAAACCGGAATCCAGGGTGCAGCATCAAGAGTACTACGGTCCGGAGAACCCGCAGAAGCGGTCTCAGGCGGATCGGCAGAACTCCAGCATCAAGCAGGAGGACGACGAGCCGCGCCACAAACGGCCCCGCGTCGAGTCGTCTGAAGACGAGCTGCTGTCGGGCGGCGAGTCCTCGACCTCCTCGTCCTCGAGCGGTTACAGTAGCTACATGAGTGTTTCGCCCAACCACCCACCTCCCCCGCCGCACCCCCTCTGCATGCCGTTCTACCTCATTCCGCCCTCCGCTGCAGCCTACCTGCCCATGCTGGAGAAATGCTGGTACCCCGGAGCCGTGCCTATGCTCTACCCAGGCATGGGGGGCTCTTCACCCACCATGCCCAGCGACAGACCATCCCCACCTCAGCTAGTGTTATCCCCCAGGGGGGGATCTCCAGCCCCAACCCTTTCACAGACCCCCATGGATTCCCCTGCTCTCCTTCAAGCACTAAAGCAGGTACCCCCCCTCAACCTGGAAACCAAAGAATGA